In Planktothrix tepida PCC 9214, a genomic segment contains:
- a CDS encoding cofactor assembly of complex C subunit B codes for MATSDRNRVLRLLPIFAGSLGGVLLLINRVLTPELLDSQARSDALGVILSAVLILTGLLWQQIQPRSPDAVELIGEQGFELKQDLPEFVKTELAWASHLLLTNTVTRSVVVYYQGEVLLRRGVLGNNPTVNPGPILQRVLEKQKPVYLVNLALYPGRIEFDYLPENTQGVICQPLGNQGVLILGANAPRSYTKQDENWVEGIGDKLANTLSNLLNETSTLI; via the coding sequence ATGGCGACATCAGATCGGAATCGGGTTTTACGATTATTACCGATATTTGCAGGCAGTTTAGGGGGGGTGCTACTCCTGATCAATCGGGTTCTAACCCCGGAATTATTGGACTCTCAAGCGCGTTCTGATGCCTTGGGGGTTATTTTAAGTGCCGTATTGATTTTAACGGGGTTATTGTGGCAACAAATTCAACCTCGATCTCCTGATGCGGTTGAATTAATCGGAGAACAGGGGTTTGAATTGAAACAAGATTTACCCGAATTTGTTAAAACGGAATTAGCTTGGGCTTCTCATCTATTATTAACAAATACTGTCACCCGTTCTGTTGTGGTTTATTATCAAGGTGAAGTCTTATTACGGCGAGGAGTATTAGGGAACAATCCTACCGTTAATCCAGGGCCGATTTTACAACGGGTTTTAGAGAAACAAAAACCTGTCTATTTAGTCAATTTAGCGTTATATCCGGGGCGAATTGAATTTGATTATTTACCCGAAAATACCCAGGGGGTCATTTGTCAACCCCTAGGGAATCAGGGAGTTTTAATTTTAGGAGCTAATGCACCTCGGAGTTATACCAAACAAGATGAAAATTGGGTGGAAGGAATTGGGGATAAGTTAGCGAATACCTTGTCCAATTTACTGAATGAAACGTCAACTTTGATCTAG
- the rplU gene encoding 50S ribosomal protein L21: protein MSYAIIETGGKQIKVEPGRFYDIELLAAEENEQITIDKVLLVNHDGDVQIGQPLVSGATVEGTVMRHLRGRKIIVYKMRPKKKTRKKQGHRQEITRLMIDSISLNGSVVAKREEQPAESGTITEE from the coding sequence ATGAGTTACGCAATTATTGAAACAGGCGGTAAACAAATCAAAGTAGAACCCGGTCGGTTTTACGATATTGAACTATTAGCCGCCGAAGAAAATGAACAAATTACCATTGATAAAGTTCTGTTAGTCAATCATGACGGCGACGTTCAAATTGGTCAGCCTTTAGTGAGTGGGGCGACCGTTGAAGGAACTGTGATGCGCCATCTGCGGGGACGAAAAATTATTGTTTATAAAATGCGTCCGAAGAAGAAAACCCGCAAAAAACAAGGTCATCGCCAAGAAATTACTCGGTTGATGATTGACTCTATTTCTCTGAATGGGTCTGTCGTGGCGAAGCGGGAAGAACAACCCGCAGAATCTGGGACGATAACTGAAGAGTAA
- the radA gene encoding DNA repair protein RadA, which translates to MPKSRTLYVCHECGAEFPQYFGRCSACHAWNSLEEQVEQPPPTSLQRFSWSNLSPEHPEGSPEVTKPGQPRSSFRLSQISDQSQSRMPSGYGELDRVLGGGIVPGSLVLIGGEPGIGKSTLLLQVANRLSHSSRVLYVSAEESGQQVKLRSQRLGVGVDEETDPSPEPENGNSQPSATTVDPFSEQLKGRRQKKSNSPENGQKNPPPKSESVTPQHHEDNLYLLPETDLEVILRELESLKPQLAVIDSIQTIYFASLTSAPGSVAQVRECTSALMQVAKRENITLLIVGHVTKDGGIAGPRVLEHLVDTVLYFEGDRFASHRLLRSMKNRFGATHEIGVFEMVAHGLKEVSNPSELFLGNRDEFAPGTSTVVALEGTRPIVVEIQALVSPASYGSARRATTGVDSSRLLQILAVLEKRVGIPLSKLDAYVASVGGLKVEEPAADLGIAIAIVASFRDRVVDPRTILIGEIGLGGQVRPVSQLELRLREAAKLGFKRAIIPRGQSPADLGLQILPVGKVIDAIIASIPAQPPTLNDEF; encoded by the coding sequence ATGCCGAAATCTCGCACCCTTTATGTTTGTCACGAATGTGGAGCCGAATTTCCTCAATATTTTGGTCGGTGCTCTGCTTGTCATGCGTGGAATTCTTTGGAAGAACAAGTTGAACAACCCCCTCCGACCTCTTTGCAACGCTTTAGTTGGAGTAACCTGAGCCCAGAACACCCAGAGGGTTCACCGGAAGTGACTAAACCCGGACAACCTCGGTCTTCCTTCCGATTATCCCAAATTTCCGATCAATCCCAATCCCGAATGCCATCAGGTTATGGAGAATTAGATCGGGTTTTGGGAGGGGGTATTGTTCCAGGTTCTTTAGTCTTAATCGGAGGTGAACCCGGAATTGGCAAGTCTACGCTGTTGTTACAAGTGGCAAATCGTTTATCCCACAGCAGTCGGGTACTCTATGTCTCAGCCGAAGAGTCGGGACAGCAAGTAAAATTGCGATCGCAACGTTTAGGGGTGGGTGTGGATGAGGAAACAGACCCCTCACCTGAACCAGAAAACGGCAATTCCCAACCTTCTGCTACAACAGTTGATCCCTTTAGTGAACAGCTTAAAGGTCGGCGACAGAAAAAGTCAAATTCCCCAGAAAATGGGCAAAAAAATCCACCCCCGAAGTCTGAATCTGTGACACCCCAACATCACGAAGACAACTTATATTTGCTTCCTGAAACGGATTTAGAAGTTATTTTAAGAGAATTAGAATCTTTAAAACCGCAGTTAGCCGTTATTGATAGTATTCAAACCATTTATTTCGCTAGTCTGACCTCTGCACCCGGTTCGGTGGCTCAGGTACGGGAATGCACGTCAGCTTTAATGCAAGTGGCAAAACGGGAAAATATTACCTTATTAATTGTCGGTCATGTCACCAAAGATGGAGGTATTGCAGGGCCGAGGGTTTTGGAACATTTAGTCGATACGGTCTTATATTTTGAGGGCGATCGCTTTGCCTCCCATCGGTTATTACGGTCAATGAAAAATCGGTTTGGAGCGACCCATGAAATCGGAGTCTTTGAAATGGTCGCCCATGGGTTAAAAGAAGTTTCTAATCCCTCAGAATTATTCTTAGGAAATCGAGATGAATTTGCTCCGGGGACTTCAACGGTGGTGGCGTTAGAAGGGACTCGGCCCATTGTGGTGGAAATTCAAGCGTTAGTCAGTCCCGCTAGTTACGGTTCGGCTCGACGAGCAACAACCGGGGTAGACAGTAGCCGCTTATTACAAATTTTAGCGGTATTAGAAAAACGGGTGGGGATTCCGTTGTCTAAATTGGATGCCTATGTAGCATCGGTGGGGGGGTTAAAAGTGGAAGAACCCGCAGCCGATTTGGGGATCGCCATTGCTATTGTTGCGAGTTTCCGTGATCGGGTGGTTGATCCACGAACGATTTTAATCGGGGAAATCGGTTTAGGGGGACAGGTGCGTCCGGTGTCCCAACTGGAACTCCGACTGCGGGAGGCGGCAAAATTGGGATTTAAACGGGCAATTATCCCCAGAGGTCAAAGTCCTGCCGATTTAGGGTTACAAATTCTTCCGGTGGGTAAAGTGATTGATGCGATTATCGCTTCTATTCCGGCTCAACCCCCAACCCTCAATGATGAATTCTGA
- a CDS encoding CapA family protein, with translation MSDHKTIALAKAGDATAIAILINQALQPKGVTAKATRQDHHLSVVLESSQVPDAQACVRVVHNGLMRLDAACIGSVTISAFRRGQKKVAWTQTLVLREFVSNPQPSPVRPPTPPKPQPQKTPQLKVSLPKLSSPKLHISVPKVVFPKPQISVSKPWLIAGSVSLMVLPLSGFLVNQNHQQITAILTGISQHISTDLPKIPSLSLAVEPVSTPSPLPVHKTATIKTLNQVSQLTLTTLQNPINPDLQLTIRAVGDIIPGTNYPYNKLSSNKKALFADVKPELKGDIVFGNFESTLTKYPNSAKSIGRGLVFAFRTPPEYTTLLKDAGFNILNVANNHSFDFFEAGFKDTVQNIQKANIKAVGEKGKIVYHEVKGVKVAFIGFSNYDAHNNLSNIEAGKKLVKQAQKNADFVVISFHGGAEGTGALNVKNKTEYFYGENRGNLVSFTHNMIDAGADLILGHGPHVPRALELYKDKLIAYSLGNFMGYRTLSTDAELGYSLILEAKVNPQGDFISGKIIPVQLDSQGVPNLDNHSKSIKLIRNLIQQDFPKTPLKIDDEGKISIKKP, from the coding sequence GTGAGTGACCACAAGACTATCGCCCTGGCTAAAGCAGGGGATGCAACAGCAATTGCTATTTTAATCAATCAGGCGCTACAACCCAAAGGGGTAACGGCAAAAGCTACTCGTCAAGACCACCATCTCAGCGTGGTTTTGGAGTCTAGCCAAGTTCCCGATGCTCAAGCCTGTGTGCGGGTGGTTCATAACGGTTTGATGCGGTTAGATGCCGCCTGTATTGGGTCTGTGACGATTTCCGCATTCCGTCGAGGTCAGAAAAAAGTTGCTTGGACACAAACTCTGGTTCTGAGAGAGTTCGTCTCTAACCCTCAACCTTCCCCGGTCAGACCCCCAACTCCTCCGAAACCTCAACCTCAAAAAACGCCTCAACTCAAGGTATCCCTTCCTAAACTTTCAAGCCCTAAACTGCACATTTCGGTTCCTAAAGTTGTTTTCCCTAAACCTCAAATTTCAGTTTCTAAACCTTGGTTGATTGCGGGTTCTGTTAGTTTAATGGTTTTGCCATTATCAGGATTTCTCGTTAACCAAAATCATCAACAAATTACGGCTATTTTAACGGGAATTTCTCAACATATCTCTACCGATTTACCTAAAATCCCCTCTCTATCTTTAGCAGTAGAACCCGTTTCTACACCCTCACCCTTGCCAGTTCACAAAACTGCAACAATTAAAACTCTTAATCAAGTCTCGCAGTTAACCTTAACAACGCTGCAAAATCCGATTAATCCTGATTTACAACTGACCATTCGGGCTGTCGGAGATATTATCCCTGGAACGAATTATCCTTATAATAAATTATCTTCTAATAAAAAAGCTTTATTTGCAGATGTGAAACCGGAATTAAAAGGAGATATTGTTTTTGGTAATTTTGAAAGTACATTAACGAAATATCCTAATAGCGCGAAATCGATAGGTCGTGGGTTAGTTTTTGCTTTTCGCACTCCTCCTGAATATACGACTTTATTGAAGGATGCCGGATTTAATATTTTGAATGTTGCGAATAATCACTCGTTTGATTTTTTTGAAGCGGGTTTTAAAGATACCGTTCAGAATATTCAAAAAGCCAATATCAAGGCGGTGGGAGAAAAGGGAAAAATTGTTTATCATGAAGTCAAAGGGGTAAAAGTTGCCTTTATTGGATTTAGTAATTATGACGCTCATAATAATTTAAGTAATATTGAAGCGGGCAAAAAGTTAGTTAAACAAGCTCAGAAAAATGCTGATTTTGTCGTGATTTCTTTTCATGGTGGAGCGGAAGGAACAGGTGCGTTAAATGTTAAGAATAAAACGGAATATTTCTACGGAGAAAATCGCGGAAATTTAGTTTCATTTACTCATAATATGATAGATGCAGGGGCTGATTTAATCTTAGGACACGGCCCCCACGTTCCCAGAGCATTAGAATTGTATAAAGATAAATTAATTGCTTATTCTTTAGGAAATTTTATGGGATATCGAACCTTATCAACGGATGCAGAGTTAGGATATTCGTTAATTTTAGAAGCAAAAGTTAATCCTCAAGGAGATTTTATAAGCGGGAAAATTATCCCCGTTCAATTAGATTCTCAAGGAGTTCCTAATTTAGATAACCATTCTAAAAGTATTAAGTTAATTCGCAATCTCATTCAACAAGATTTCCCCAAAACCCCTTTAAAAATTGATGATGAAGGCAAGATTTCAATCAAAAAACCTTAA
- the rpaB gene encoding response regulator transcription factor RpaB, with amino-acid sequence MENHKEKILVVDDEASIRRILETRLSMIGYDVVTAADGEEALETFRKTDPDLVVLDVMMPKLDGYGVCQELRKESDIPIIMLTALGDVADRITGLELGADDYVVKPFSPKELEARIRSVLRRIDKNGASGIPSSGVIHVSNIRIDTNKRQVYKGDERIRLTGMEFSLLELLVSRSGEPFSRSEILQEVWGYTPERHVDTRVVDVHISRLRAKLEDDPSNPELILTARGTGYLFQRIIEPGEVG; translated from the coding sequence TTGGAAAATCATAAAGAAAAAATTTTGGTTGTTGATGATGAGGCCAGTATCCGTCGGATTTTGGAAACTCGCCTTTCCATGATTGGTTACGATGTCGTTACCGCCGCCGATGGAGAAGAAGCCTTAGAAACGTTCCGCAAAACTGACCCGGATTTAGTGGTCTTGGATGTGATGATGCCCAAATTAGATGGGTATGGAGTCTGCCAAGAGTTACGCAAGGAATCCGATATCCCGATTATTATGCTAACGGCCTTGGGAGATGTCGCAGATCGGATTACCGGGCTAGAGTTGGGGGCGGATGATTATGTGGTTAAACCGTTTTCCCCCAAGGAACTCGAAGCGCGAATTCGTTCAGTATTACGTCGCATTGACAAAAATGGCGCATCGGGAATTCCCAGTTCGGGTGTCATTCATGTTAGCAATATTAGAATTGATACCAACAAGCGACAGGTTTACAAGGGAGATGAACGCATCCGCTTAACGGGAATGGAATTTAGTTTATTAGAACTTTTAGTGAGTCGTTCTGGTGAACCCTTCTCTCGGTCTGAAATTTTACAAGAAGTCTGGGGATATACCCCAGAACGTCACGTTGATACCCGTGTCGTGGATGTTCATATTTCTCGTCTCCGGGCTAAGTTGGAAGATGATCCCAGTAATCCTGAATTAATCTTAACGGCCAGGGGAACCGGTTATTTGTTCCAACGCATTATTGAACCGGGGGAAGTCGGTTAG
- a CDS encoding DUF2887 domain-containing protein produces the protein MIIFRSRSIEPTARQRESVQPFLDSALVKCIYLNEIEVSETTPLGVQIIQVIVAKKKELLERVTRLIAQVKQQFPDEPSRLQLLNLLETIVLAKLPQMSRQELEAMFGVDDLRKTRFAQELIEEGEQRGKIKGKLQTIPRLLGKGFSVEEIADILQLDIEQVRQFINTLN, from the coding sequence ATGATTATTTTCAGGAGTCGGAGCATTGAGCCCACAGCTAGACAACGAGAATCAGTTCAACCGTTTTTAGATTCTGCTTTGGTCAAGTGCATCTATTTGAATGAAATAGAAGTCAGTGAAACCACTCCTTTAGGGGTACAAATTATTCAAGTAATTGTCGCCAAGAAGAAAGAACTCTTAGAGAGAGTCACTCGGTTAATTGCACAAGTCAAACAACAATTTCCCGATGAACCTTCGCGGTTACAATTGTTAAACTTATTAGAAACGATTGTTTTAGCAAAGTTACCTCAAATGAGTCGTCAGGAGTTAGAAGCTATGTTTGGTGTTGATGATTTAAGAAAAACTCGGTTTGCTCAAGAGTTGATTGAAGAGGGGGAGCAAAGGGGGAAAATTAAAGGTAAATTGCAAACGATTCCTCGTTTATTAGGAAAAGGTTTTTCTGTTGAGGAAATTGCTGATATTTTACAATTGGATATCGAACAAGTCCGACAATTTATCAATACTCTCAACTAA
- the rfbB gene encoding dTDP-glucose 4,6-dehydratase produces MTLAVQYSYDNIGIRSPHRIMITGGAGFIGSNFVHHWFSAYPNDRVVVLDALTYAGNRKNLASLENNPNFRFVEGNICDRALIDRLLQEEQINTIAHFAAESHVDRSILGPDAFVQTNVVGTFTLLEAFRQYWLAQGQPDHYRFLHVSTDEVYGSLGPHDHAFTEKTPYAPNSPYSASKAGSDHLARAYYHTYGMPTVITNCSNNYGPYHYPEKLIPLMCINALLGKPLPVYGDGQNVRDWLYVLDHCRALDTVIHHGRPGETYNIGGNNEVKNIDLVKILCRIMDELAVHLPIKPSNQLITFVKDRPGHDRRYAIDATKIKTELGWAPLVTVEEGLRQTVGWYLTHRHWWEPLLSEEYQAYYRQVYPS; encoded by the coding sequence ATGACATTGGCTGTTCAGTATAGCTACGATAATATAGGTATTCGTTCACCCCATCGCATCATGATTACAGGGGGGGCGGGTTTTATCGGTTCAAACTTTGTCCATCATTGGTTTAGTGCGTATCCCAATGACCGGGTTGTGGTTTTGGATGCGTTGACCTATGCCGGAAATCGCAAGAATTTAGCGAGTTTGGAAAATAACCCGAATTTTCGGTTTGTTGAAGGGAATATTTGCGATCGCGCCTTAATTGATCGTCTGTTACAAGAAGAACAGATCAATACTATTGCCCATTTTGCCGCAGAATCCCATGTTGATCGGTCAATTCTTGGCCCTGATGCGTTTGTGCAAACCAATGTCGTTGGGACGTTTACCCTTTTAGAAGCCTTTCGTCAATATTGGTTAGCCCAAGGTCAACCAGACCATTATCGGTTTCTGCACGTTTCAACCGATGAAGTTTATGGTAGTCTTGGCCCTCATGATCATGCGTTTACAGAAAAGACTCCTTATGCTCCTAATAGTCCCTATTCTGCTTCAAAAGCTGGAAGTGATCATTTAGCCAGGGCTTATTATCATACCTACGGAATGCCTACTGTTATTACCAATTGTTCTAATAATTACGGCCCCTACCATTATCCTGAAAAACTGATTCCGTTAATGTGTATTAACGCTTTATTAGGGAAACCGCTTCCGGTTTATGGCGATGGTCAAAATGTGCGAGATTGGTTGTATGTTTTAGATCATTGTCGGGCTTTAGATACAGTCATTCATCATGGCAGACCGGGAGAAACTTATAATATTGGGGGAAATAATGAAGTTAAGAATATTGATTTAGTTAAAATATTATGTCGGATTATGGATGAATTAGCCGTACATTTACCGATAAAACCGTCTAATCAATTAATTACTTTTGTTAAAGATAGACCCGGACATGATCGACGATATGCGATTGATGCCACTAAAATTAAAACGGAATTAGGCTGGGCTCCATTAGTTACCGTTGAAGAAGGTTTACGTCAAACTGTCGGCTGGTATTTAACCCATCGCCATTGGTGGGAACCCTTATTATCTGAAGAATATCAAGCTTATTATCGACAGGTTTATCCGTCTTAA
- a CDS encoding sensor histidine kinase, whose translation MLMKSLERAKVTNGRYLGAVGLMAIAYWLIGKLTIEYLMLSPTQTLFLPTAGVAQAIILLCGYRYWPAITLGCFFSLLGTEQIPLMVVVFSSVGATLQACLATHLLHRLDFSPELKRLKDVLGLMILAGVIATLIHPTITLLVGCLNGWLLWKDFGETWVAGWLGNAMGVLVVTPVLLTWGSEFQRYYYRCKTPASPFSSFLNALSQSLPLGTTRLRLIERSPRQFLWMRQVEVGIWLLLLFALNWFVFCSRTRSATISFPLEYLPFPFFVWASLRFGQRGTALGHFITASFAVWGVARESGPFFSRGTDTPQIFSLQAFILVIAVTGLVLAATVTERQQAEISLRNSEASLANAQRIAKLGHWDLTISSYELFWSDELYRMLGTTPQGVKPSFPQFLEFVHPQDRIFVQHYIDQALFQQKPYCIDYRLKLINGEERIVFEQAVITSSHITSTIQDITDRKKAEIALRASEERFSKTFSASPIGISIMTLVEELFLDVNDSFLRQIGWNREDVLHHTPEELKMWVHPQQHLKLKKQLQRQNQISNVELKVRQKSGRVRDWLVSIELIDLEGISCLLMMANDITERQQAEVLRTAKEAAEAANHAKSLFLANMSHELRTPLNAILGYSELLIEDAEELKQDELVGDLKNIYVAGQHLLTLISEILDFSKIEAGRMNFHLETFKVATLLWEVETTVAPSVAKNLNKFILDMAEDVDLMHTDLTKVRQCLLNLLSNACKFTENGQITLKVFQEAIDQVNLNGNPTLDSELLSLNEEGINEACSLPDVPKTCSTVIVFQVIDTGIGMTPKQLVTVFNPFTQADESTTRRYGGTGLGLTITQKLCQMMGGDLSVISELGKGSTFTMKLPKILRCLPGASEDTASDSDF comes from the coding sequence ATGTTAATGAAATCCCTTGAACGTGCGAAGGTCACCAATGGCCGATACCTCGGTGCAGTGGGTTTGATGGCGATAGCCTACTGGCTCATCGGGAAGTTGACCATTGAATATTTAATGTTGAGTCCTACCCAAACCTTATTTTTGCCGACAGCAGGAGTCGCCCAAGCGATTATTCTGTTGTGTGGTTATCGATATTGGCCCGCAATTACCCTGGGTTGCTTTTTTTCCCTTCTAGGAACGGAACAAATTCCGCTCATGGTGGTGGTATTTTCCAGCGTAGGAGCGACATTACAAGCGTGTTTAGCGACTCACTTACTTCATCGGCTAGACTTTTCCCCAGAACTCAAACGTCTCAAAGATGTTCTGGGATTAATGATTTTAGCCGGAGTGATTGCTACTTTGATTCATCCCACAATTACCCTGCTCGTGGGTTGTTTAAATGGCTGGTTGTTGTGGAAAGATTTTGGAGAAACCTGGGTGGCGGGATGGTTGGGAAATGCCATGGGGGTATTAGTGGTAACTCCGGTACTATTAACCTGGGGAAGTGAATTTCAACGGTATTACTATCGCTGCAAAACTCCGGCTTCGCCATTTTCATCTTTCCTGAACGCATTGTCTCAAAGTTTACCTTTGGGAACAACACGGTTACGTTTGATTGAACGGTCTCCTCGTCAATTTTTGTGGATGCGCCAGGTCGAGGTGGGGATTTGGTTATTACTATTATTCGCCTTAAATTGGTTTGTATTTTGTTCTCGCACCCGCTCCGCAACGATTAGTTTTCCCTTGGAATATTTACCCTTTCCTTTTTTTGTTTGGGCATCTTTACGATTTGGTCAACGGGGAACGGCACTCGGCCATTTTATTACCGCCAGTTTTGCAGTTTGGGGTGTAGCGCGTGAAAGTGGGCCGTTTTTTAGTCGCGGTACGGATACGCCTCAAATTTTTTCGTTGCAGGCCTTTATTTTGGTTATCGCCGTTACAGGTTTAGTGTTAGCAGCAACGGTGACAGAACGCCAACAAGCGGAAATTAGCTTGAGAAATAGTGAAGCGAGTTTAGCCAATGCTCAACGCATTGCCAAGTTAGGTCATTGGGATTTGACCATCAGTAGTTATGAATTATTTTGGTCGGATGAACTTTATCGGATGTTAGGAACAACCCCCCAGGGTGTTAAACCTAGTTTTCCTCAATTTTTAGAATTTGTCCATCCTCAAGACCGAATATTTGTACAACATTATATTGATCAAGCTTTATTTCAACAAAAACCTTACTGTATTGATTATCGTTTGAAATTAATCAATGGTGAGGAACGGATTGTTTTTGAACAGGCGGTGATTACCTCAAGCCATATTACGAGCACAATTCAAGATATTACTGATCGGAAAAAAGCAGAAATTGCTTTAAGAGCCAGCGAAGAACGATTTTCAAAAACTTTTAGTGCGAGTCCGATTGGGATTAGTATTATGACGCTGGTTGAGGAGCTATTTTTAGATGTTAATGATAGTTTTTTACGTCAAATTGGTTGGAATCGAGAAGATGTTCTGCATCACACTCCCGAAGAACTAAAGATGTGGGTTCATCCTCAACAACATCTCAAACTGAAAAAACAATTACAACGTCAAAATCAGATTAGTAATGTTGAGTTAAAAGTTCGCCAAAAATCAGGACGAGTTCGAGATTGGTTGGTCTCGATTGAATTAATTGATTTAGAGGGAATTTCCTGTTTACTGATGATGGCGAATGATATTACCGAACGTCAACAGGCAGAGGTTCTCAGAACGGCAAAAGAAGCTGCCGAAGCGGCTAATCATGCTAAAAGTTTATTTTTAGCGAATATGAGTCATGAACTTCGGACTCCCCTGAATGCAATTTTAGGCTATAGTGAATTGTTAATTGAAGATGCTGAAGAGTTAAAGCAAGACGAATTAGTCGGAGATTTAAAAAATATTTATGTAGCGGGACAACATTTATTAACATTAATTAGTGAAATTTTAGATTTCTCTAAAATAGAAGCGGGTCGCATGAATTTCCATTTAGAAACCTTTAAAGTCGCTACACTACTTTGGGAAGTGGAAACCACGGTTGCACCTTCGGTGGCGAAGAATTTGAATAAGTTTATTTTAGACATGGCAGAAGATGTAGATTTGATGCACACTGACTTAACGAAAGTTCGTCAATGCTTATTAAATCTCCTCAGTAATGCGTGCAAATTTACAGAAAATGGTCAAATCACCTTAAAAGTTTTTCAAGAAGCAATAGATCAGGTTAATCTGAATGGAAATCCTACCCTAGACTCAGAATTACTGAGTTTAAATGAGGAAGGCATTAATGAAGCTTGTTCTCTCCCCGATGTCCCTAAAACCTGTTCAACGGTTATTGTTTTTCAAGTGATTGATACCGGAATTGGTATGACCCCTAAACAGTTAGTAACGGTTTTTAATCCCTTTACTCAAGCTGACGAAAGCACCACTCGCCGTTATGGTGGAACAGGTTTAGGGTTAACCATTACTCAAAAATTATGTCAAATGATGGGGGGGGATTTATCCGTGATTAGTGAGTTGGGTAAAGGTTCCACATTCACGATGAAACTCCCCAAAATCTTGCGTTGTTTGCCTGGAGCCTCAGAAGATACTGCCTCTGATTCAGATTTTTAA
- the rpmA gene encoding 50S ribosomal protein L27 has product MAHKKGTGSTRNGRDSNAQRLGVKRFGGQVVRAGNILVRQRGCKFHPGNNVGIGSDDTLFAKIDGVVCFERKGKTRQKISVYAVPQAEPAAVEA; this is encoded by the coding sequence ATGGCTCATAAGAAAGGGACGGGTAGCACTCGTAACGGTCGTGACTCTAACGCCCAGCGCTTGGGTGTCAAGCGTTTTGGGGGTCAAGTGGTGCGCGCTGGTAATATTTTAGTTCGTCAACGGGGTTGCAAATTCCACCCAGGTAACAACGTGGGTATCGGTAGCGATGATACCTTATTTGCGAAAATTGATGGGGTTGTTTGTTTTGAACGCAAAGGTAAAACTCGCCAAAAAATTAGTGTTTACGCTGTTCCTCAAGCTGAACCCGCAGCAGTTGAAGCTTAA
- a CDS encoding GNAT family N-acetyltransferase has translation MKAVYPDHHHILFNDSRTNIDLNQLQALFQLAAFWAKDRSQEDLKIAISNSEPVVTVWDYEQMIGFARATSDGIYRANIWDVVIHPDYQGSGLGRKLVQTVLSHPKMCRVERVYLMTTYQQKFYERIGFEYNSSTTMVLNNQLLEINPQKSELTTIFSS, from the coding sequence ATGAAAGCCGTTTACCCGGATCACCATCATATCTTATTTAATGATTCTCGTACCAACATTGATTTAAACCAGCTTCAAGCTCTATTTCAACTCGCTGCATTTTGGGCAAAAGATCGAAGCCAAGAAGATTTAAAAATTGCCATTAGTAATAGTGAACCCGTTGTTACGGTATGGGATTATGAGCAAATGATTGGGTTTGCAAGGGCAACTTCTGATGGCATTTATCGCGCTAATATTTGGGATGTGGTGATTCATCCTGATTATCAAGGTAGTGGACTGGGACGAAAATTAGTCCAAACTGTATTAAGTCATCCCAAAATGTGTCGCGTTGAACGGGTTTATTTAATGACAACCTATCAACAAAAATTTTATGAACGTATTGGCTTTGAATATAATTCAAGTACCACAATGGTTTTGAATAATCAACTGTTAGAAATTAACCCTCAAAAATCTGAATTGACGACTATTTTTTCTTCATAA